One genomic segment of Natrialbaceae archaeon AArc-T1-2 includes these proteins:
- a CDS encoding PHP-associated domain-containing protein gives MFAVDLHAHTRFFHGCHSLGDRFDPLGFRLLAWAVSRRGLDGVATTNHDYYTPFSSSSVVTIPGIEVSTTHGHVLVVGPDPPTETVPLEYTPTETVELAHERDCAAIVAHPFRNSTVADLEDVPFDAIEVNGKHPRTRPLVERVADAHDVPLVGGSDAHAPFEAGRAYTVIDADRLTPTSVADAIQDGRVEPRVAKSHLDGVLRRAYRELHRRKHPDDVLARPTPGVGSPPGERD, from the coding sequence ATGTTCGCCGTCGATCTGCACGCGCACACGCGCTTCTTCCATGGCTGTCATAGCCTGGGCGATCGGTTCGACCCCCTCGGCTTCCGGCTGCTCGCGTGGGCCGTCTCCCGTCGCGGTCTCGACGGCGTCGCGACGACCAACCACGATTACTACACGCCGTTTTCCAGTTCGTCGGTCGTCACGATCCCCGGGATCGAGGTCTCGACGACCCACGGTCACGTGCTCGTCGTCGGCCCGGATCCCCCGACGGAGACGGTACCGCTCGAGTACACGCCCACCGAGACGGTCGAGCTGGCTCACGAGCGCGATTGTGCCGCGATCGTCGCACATCCGTTTCGCAACAGCACGGTGGCCGACCTCGAGGACGTTCCGTTCGACGCGATCGAAGTAAACGGCAAACATCCCCGGACGCGGCCGCTGGTCGAGCGCGTCGCCGACGCACACGACGTACCGCTGGTCGGTGGAAGCGACGCACACGCTCCGTTCGAGGCCGGCCGCGCATACACGGTGATCGACGCCGACCGTCTCACGCCGACGTCGGTCGCCGACGCGATTCAAGACGGCCGCGTCGAGCCCCGCGTCGCAAAGAGCCATCTCGACGGCGTGCTTAGACGCGCCTACCGGGAGCTTCATCGCCGAAAGCATCCCGACGACGTCCTCGCACGGCCGACACCGGGCGTCGGATCGCCGCCAGGAGAGCGCGACTGA
- a CDS encoding NUDIX hydrolase has protein sequence MSLQDDLPHENAGEDVVAVDEDDTELEVVDRLEAHTGDGVRHRAFTALVFDHEDNVLLAQRAPEKRLWGTYWDGTVASHPAPDQPQKEATRQRLREELGITPDQYGDLRVTDKFEYKRYFETDGVEHEVCTVLQLTLSDRSLEPNEEEVAGLLWAPYERLHTRPEWYRQLRLCPWFEIAMRRDVEK, from the coding sequence ATGTCACTGCAGGACGATCTGCCACACGAGAACGCCGGTGAGGACGTCGTCGCAGTCGACGAAGACGACACCGAACTCGAGGTCGTCGATCGCCTCGAGGCCCACACCGGCGACGGCGTTCGCCACCGGGCGTTTACGGCGCTGGTGTTCGATCACGAGGACAACGTCTTGCTCGCACAGCGCGCCCCGGAAAAACGTCTCTGGGGGACCTACTGGGACGGCACCGTCGCCTCCCATCCCGCTCCGGACCAGCCCCAGAAAGAAGCGACCAGACAGCGTCTCCGTGAGGAACTCGGGATCACCCCCGACCAGTACGGCGATCTTCGCGTGACGGACAAGTTCGAGTACAAACGCTACTTCGAGACCGACGGCGTCGAACACGAGGTCTGTACCGTCTTACAGCTCACGCTGTCGGATCGCTCGCTCGAGCCCAACGAGGAGGAGGTCGCGGGGCTGCTGTGGGCACCGTACGAACGGCTCCACACTCGCCCCGAATGGTACCGACAGCTCAGGCTCTGTCCGTGGTTCGAGATCGCGATGCGTCGGGACGTCGAAAAGTAG
- a CDS encoding proteasome assembly chaperone family protein produces MDELEIDDVAAVELTDPVLVEGLPGVGHVGTLAAEHVLEEFEDESTLVRRIYSREFPPQVSIEDGVASLTCAEIHAVSPETGRDLLVLTGDHQAQSNDGHYLLTDAFLDVADEFGVQDLYALGGVPTGELIEEYAVLGAVSHESLREDLEDAGVEFREDEPAGGIVGVSGLLLGLSERRGFEAACLMGETSGYLVDPKSARAVLEVLEDVLELELDYEQLDERADEMEEVVGKIQEMEQQQQSMDLPSDDDLRYIG; encoded by the coding sequence ATGGACGAACTGGAAATCGACGACGTCGCGGCGGTCGAGCTCACAGACCCCGTACTCGTCGAGGGGCTGCCGGGCGTCGGCCACGTCGGAACGCTGGCTGCAGAGCACGTCTTAGAGGAGTTCGAAGACGAGAGCACGCTCGTTCGACGGATCTACTCCCGGGAGTTCCCGCCACAGGTCTCGATCGAGGACGGCGTCGCGAGCCTGACCTGTGCCGAAATCCACGCTGTCTCACCCGAGACTGGCCGGGACCTGCTGGTTCTCACCGGCGACCACCAGGCGCAGTCGAACGACGGTCACTACCTGCTCACCGACGCCTTCCTCGACGTCGCCGACGAGTTCGGCGTCCAGGACCTCTACGCGCTCGGTGGCGTCCCGACCGGCGAGCTCATCGAGGAGTACGCCGTTCTCGGAGCTGTCAGCCACGAGTCGCTGCGCGAGGATCTCGAGGACGCCGGCGTCGAGTTCCGCGAGGACGAACCCGCAGGCGGCATCGTCGGCGTCAGCGGCCTCCTGCTCGGCTTGAGCGAGCGCCGCGGCTTCGAGGCGGCCTGTCTGATGGGCGAGACCAGCGGCTACCTCGTCGATCCCAAGAGTGCCCGGGCAGTGCTCGAAGTGCTCGAGGACGTCCTCGAGCTCGAACTCGACTACGAACAGCTCGACGAGCGAGCGGACGAGATGGAAGAAGTCGTCGGAAAGATCCAGGAGATGGAACAACAACAGCAGTCGATGGATCTGCCGAGCGACGACGATCTGCGCTACATCGGGTGA
- a CDS encoding RNA-protein complex protein Nop10, with protein MKSDIQVCSAWREVHDRPVYTLSASCPDCGADAENSAPAPFDPADPHGKYRRALKRRNHE; from the coding sequence GTGAAATCCGACATCCAGGTCTGTTCGGCGTGGCGTGAGGTCCACGACAGACCGGTGTACACCCTTTCTGCCAGCTGTCCCGACTGTGGAGCTGACGCCGAAAACAGCGCCCCCGCGCCGTTCGACCCGGCCGATCCACACGGCAAGTACCGACGCGCTCTTAAGCGTCGCAATCACGAATAG
- a CDS encoding 30S ribosomal protein S27e encodes MAGNFYTVRCGDCENEQVVFGKASTEVACAVCGTTLAVPTGGKAEIDHEIVETVESR; translated from the coding sequence ATGGCAGGAAACTTCTACACCGTCCGCTGTGGCGACTGTGAGAACGAACAGGTCGTCTTCGGCAAGGCCTCCACCGAGGTCGCCTGTGCCGTCTGTGGCACGACGCTCGCTGTTCCGACCGGTGGCAAAGCCGAGATCGACCACGAGATCGTCGAAACAGTCGAGTCACGATGA
- a CDS encoding diacylglycerol/lipid kinase family protein, with product MADRVLVLNPVSGNENHTEWISSRAREHGFDVRTTDCAGDARRLAREGAAASADLVAAAGGDGTVNEVVNGLYAGDALAETTVAVVPAGTGNNFAANVGVESVDAAFEVIENGERRRIDLGIATDRAFVNSCVGGITAEASTATTPTGKRTFGVLAYALQTLETVTSFDPLPLAVTLETTAGSDDRWTGEAMFVLVGNCRRFTSARRAQANVEDGLFEVTIVEEAPPTNLVGDAALAWLFDDPDSSHVIRRRVPGLTVETRHDDPVEYTLDGEPLEAGRLELETSANILEVAVGDGYRPNPDAGR from the coding sequence ATGGCCGATCGCGTCCTGGTGCTCAATCCGGTGAGCGGGAACGAAAACCACACGGAGTGGATCTCCTCGCGTGCCCGCGAACACGGATTCGACGTCCGAACGACCGACTGCGCCGGCGACGCGAGACGGCTAGCTCGAGAGGGAGCGGCGGCGAGTGCTGACCTCGTGGCCGCAGCCGGCGGCGACGGGACGGTAAACGAAGTCGTCAACGGGCTCTACGCGGGCGACGCGCTGGCGGAGACGACAGTCGCCGTCGTTCCCGCCGGAACGGGAAACAACTTCGCCGCGAACGTCGGCGTCGAGAGCGTCGACGCGGCGTTCGAGGTTATCGAAAACGGCGAGCGACGCCGGATCGATCTCGGAATCGCAACCGACCGCGCGTTCGTCAACTCCTGTGTCGGGGGCATCACCGCCGAGGCCAGCACCGCGACGACGCCGACTGGAAAACGCACGTTCGGCGTCCTCGCGTACGCCTTACAGACGCTCGAGACCGTCACTTCGTTCGACCCGCTCCCGCTCGCGGTCACGCTCGAGACGACCGCGGGCTCCGACGATCGATGGACCGGCGAGGCGATGTTCGTTCTCGTCGGAAACTGTCGGCGCTTTACGAGCGCGCGCCGGGCGCAGGCGAACGTCGAGGACGGCCTGTTCGAGGTCACCATCGTCGAGGAGGCACCGCCGACGAACCTCGTCGGCGACGCGGCGCTCGCGTGGCTGTTCGACGATCCCGACTCCAGCCACGTCATCAGGCGGCGGGTTCCGGGGCTCACCGTCGAGACGCGCCACGACGACCCCGTCGAGTACACTCTCGACGGCGAACCGCTGGAAGCCGGTCGCCTCGAGCTCGAAACGAGCGCTAACATCCTCGAGGTCGCCGTCGGCGACGGCTACCGACCGAACCCGGACGCCGGTCGGTGA
- a CDS encoding b(o/a)3-type cytochrome-c oxidase subunit 1 yields MTFADAYPDQARIVRMSFWSSFVALALGAFFGILQALHRTDILRVIDSSTYYTVLTGHGVFLVITFTIFFLVGVYQWAVTDSLGRGPVDMRFTWTWHGLMTIGTIMAGVAILAGFTDATDIDADVLFTFYAPLAAHPLFYLGLVVFVIGTWLAGVDWFRSWLAWRSDNPGERIPLPTFMVLTTMIMWYIASIGVAVAIVAFLLPWSLGIVDSVNPLLTRTLFWYFGHPVVYFWLLPAYLLWYTLLPKLSGGRLFSDPLARVVFILFILLSTPVGIHHQYLDPGIAEGFKFIVMTNTMFLLLPSLLTAFTVVASMEHGARQRGGEGYFDWLTALPWRDPAFTGMALAGLVFAFGGFTGIVNAGMNINYLVHNTLWVPGHIHTQVGTAVALTFMAGSYWLIPQVTGNRLVGRDLGLVQVVLWFLGIVFMTNSMYRGGLIGIPRRTAEPRYTGFEYEIAVGSVAELEFQLALGAALLFVSTVLFLGIVIATALNHDSEPLDDGTIPPALSGPEDGPLVLDNLKLWTAIAIVLIVIAYTVPLASIVDGGGLFGPGIDPFDPIPTALEPTGLLAALESVLT; encoded by the coding sequence ATGACGTTTGCCGACGCGTATCCGGATCAGGCACGCATCGTTCGGATGTCGTTCTGGAGTTCGTTCGTCGCGCTCGCACTCGGCGCGTTCTTCGGCATCCTCCAGGCGCTACACCGAACCGACATCCTTCGAGTGATCGACTCGAGTACGTACTACACCGTGTTGACTGGCCACGGCGTCTTCCTGGTCATCACGTTCACGATCTTCTTCCTGGTCGGCGTCTACCAGTGGGCGGTCACCGATAGTCTGGGACGCGGACCGGTCGACATGCGATTCACGTGGACGTGGCACGGGCTGATGACGATCGGGACGATCATGGCCGGCGTTGCGATCCTCGCGGGCTTTACCGACGCGACCGACATCGACGCCGACGTCCTCTTTACGTTCTACGCACCGCTTGCGGCTCACCCACTCTTCTATCTCGGACTCGTGGTCTTCGTGATCGGGACCTGGCTCGCCGGCGTGGACTGGTTCCGGTCGTGGCTCGCCTGGCGTTCCGACAATCCCGGCGAACGAATCCCGCTGCCGACGTTCATGGTCCTGACGACGATGATCATGTGGTACATCGCATCGATCGGCGTCGCAGTGGCAATCGTCGCGTTCCTGTTGCCCTGGTCGCTGGGAATCGTCGACTCGGTCAACCCGTTACTGACCCGGACGCTGTTTTGGTACTTCGGCCATCCGGTCGTCTACTTCTGGCTGCTACCAGCGTACCTGCTGTGGTACACTCTCCTGCCGAAGCTCTCGGGCGGCCGGCTGTTCAGCGACCCGCTCGCGCGCGTCGTGTTCATCCTCTTTATCCTCCTGTCGACGCCGGTCGGGATCCACCACCAGTACTTGGATCCCGGTATCGCGGAAGGCTTCAAGTTCATCGTGATGACGAACACGATGTTTCTCTTGCTTCCCAGCTTGTTAACGGCGTTTACCGTCGTCGCGAGCATGGAACACGGCGCGCGCCAGCGCGGCGGCGAGGGCTACTTCGACTGGCTGACCGCCCTTCCCTGGCGCGATCCCGCCTTTACGGGGATGGCACTCGCAGGACTCGTATTCGCCTTCGGCGGCTTCACCGGCATCGTCAACGCCGGGATGAACATCAACTACCTCGTCCACAACACGCTGTGGGTCCCGGGTCACATCCACACCCAGGTCGGCACCGCCGTCGCGCTGACGTTCATGGCCGGTTCCTACTGGCTCATCCCGCAGGTGACCGGGAACCGCCTCGTCGGCAGAGACCTCGGCCTCGTTCAGGTCGTCCTCTGGTTCCTCGGCATCGTGTTCATGACGAACTCGATGTACCGTGGCGGCCTGATCGGCATCCCGCGCCGAACGGCCGAACCCCGCTACACCGGCTTCGAGTACGAGATCGCCGTCGGCTCCGTCGCCGAACTCGAGTTCCAGCTCGCACTCGGTGCGGCGTTGCTGTTCGTCTCGACGGTCCTGTTTCTCGGTATCGTGATTGCGACGGCGCTCAACCACGACTCCGAGCCGCTCGACGACGGGACGATTCCCCCGGCGCTGTCCGGTCCCGAGGACGGTCCGCTCGTGCTCGACAACCTGAAGCTGTGGACCGCTATCGCCATCGTCCTCATCGTCATCGCGTACACGGTGCCGCTCGCGAGCATCGTCGACGGCGGCGGCCTGTTCGGTCCCGGAATCGATCCGTTCGATCCCATTCCCACCGCGCTCGAACCGACCGGCCTGCTTGCTGCACTCGAGTCCGTCCTCACGTAA
- a CDS encoding CbaC protein — protein sequence MRTSRAKLLILIALVIVVVVELRTVLAFFGIRVSYAAIAGLGVAAIVVLLLWALFPTSASR from the coding sequence ATGCGTACCTCTCGAGCGAAACTCCTCATCCTGATCGCGCTCGTCATCGTCGTCGTCGTCGAGCTCCGAACGGTGCTCGCGTTCTTCGGGATTCGCGTCTCCTACGCCGCGATAGCGGGACTCGGCGTCGCGGCGATCGTCGTCCTCCTGCTCTGGGCGTTGTTCCCGACGTCGGCGTCGAGATAA
- a CDS encoding MBL fold metallo-hydrolase: MEVTYLSSAALLIDDGQAQLLCDPWLVDGAYYGSWAHHPDFDAQPEEFTDVDYIYLSHIHPDHFDPATLERMDADIPVLIHDYRWDYLREAVEDLGYEAIELPHDERTHLAGDLHINVLAADGCDPQLCGNYFGCTWYDDQADEPGSTQVDSMAVIDDGEHTIVNTNDCPYQLAESGCRKIKRDYGHIDLVCHQYSAAQFYPQAVTNYDHERKVRERERVIREKHELALEFLDIFEPDYYMPFAGEYLLAGSLAHLNEYTANPPRQRALEFFESRVDPDDHECVFLNSGEYIDLESGERSAPFEPTDPAAVKAYVEEELATRTFEYEHDPMPTLAELQAYVPYAYENLEDKRKRIGYSTDTTVLVSLLDDEYLELTMNGDGYRVVSKPAVCEYDGYVKMEIDPRLLNRLLDGPHSAYWADAKIGSHLGISKEPDIYERGLFNCLGSFHADGHDVESQAVGQSLAERS; encoded by the coding sequence ATGGAGGTAACGTACCTTTCGTCAGCGGCACTCCTGATCGACGACGGACAAGCGCAACTCCTCTGTGATCCCTGGCTGGTGGACGGGGCGTACTACGGATCGTGGGCGCACCATCCCGACTTCGACGCCCAGCCCGAGGAGTTCACCGACGTCGACTACATCTACCTCTCGCACATCCATCCGGATCACTTCGATCCGGCCACGCTGGAACGCATGGATGCGGACATTCCCGTGTTGATTCACGACTACCGCTGGGATTATCTGCGAGAAGCGGTCGAGGATCTCGGGTACGAAGCGATCGAACTCCCACACGACGAGCGAACGCACCTGGCGGGCGATCTGCACATCAACGTTCTCGCAGCCGACGGCTGCGATCCACAGCTGTGTGGTAACTACTTCGGCTGTACGTGGTACGACGACCAGGCCGACGAACCGGGATCGACGCAGGTCGATTCGATGGCCGTCATCGACGACGGTGAGCACACCATCGTGAACACGAACGATTGTCCGTACCAGCTCGCCGAATCCGGCTGCCGAAAGATCAAACGCGATTACGGCCACATCGATCTGGTCTGTCACCAGTACAGCGCGGCCCAGTTCTATCCACAGGCCGTGACCAACTACGATCACGAGCGGAAGGTTCGCGAACGTGAACGGGTGATTCGCGAGAAGCACGAACTCGCACTCGAGTTTCTGGACATCTTCGAGCCCGATTACTACATGCCGTTCGCCGGCGAGTACCTCCTGGCCGGAAGTCTCGCACACCTGAACGAGTACACGGCGAACCCGCCACGCCAGCGCGCACTCGAGTTCTTCGAATCGCGAGTCGACCCCGACGACCACGAGTGCGTCTTCCTCAACTCGGGTGAGTACATCGATCTCGAATCCGGCGAGCGATCCGCGCCGTTCGAGCCGACCGATCCCGCTGCAGTGAAGGCGTACGTCGAGGAAGAACTCGCCACGCGGACGTTCGAGTACGAGCACGATCCGATGCCGACGCTCGCAGAACTGCAGGCGTACGTGCCGTACGCGTACGAGAACTTAGAGGACAAACGCAAGCGCATCGGCTACAGCACCGACACGACGGTACTCGTCTCGTTGCTCGACGACGAGTACCTCGAGCTAACGATGAACGGCGACGGTTACCGAGTCGTGTCGAAACCTGCGGTCTGTGAGTACGACGGTTACGTGAAAATGGAGATCGATCCGCGCCTCTTGAACCGACTGTTAGACGGGCCACACAGCGCCTACTGGGCTGACGCGAAGATCGGCTCACACCTCGGAATCAGCAAAGAACCCGACATCTACGAACGAGGGCTGTTCAACTGTCTGGGATCGTTCCACGCGGACGGACACGATGTCGAGTCTCAGGCGGTCGGACAGTCGCTGGCTGAGCGTTCTTGA
- a CDS encoding GtrA family protein: MANSFTEAVRVRLKALLSSTRLGQFASVGVVGATVDTFALFLLVEVTILGPVGGKVLAWELGIVVIFVINERWTFATYGDPGARALGRRFLRSNAVRFAGFIVTLTVLTILVYWFDVWYLAANVIGIGVGFVVNYTCESLYTWKVHRDGR; the protein is encoded by the coding sequence ATGGCTAACTCGTTCACCGAGGCGGTACGGGTTCGCCTCAAAGCCTTGCTCTCGAGTACGCGACTCGGCCAGTTCGCCTCCGTGGGCGTCGTCGGTGCGACCGTCGACACCTTCGCGTTGTTCCTGCTAGTCGAGGTTACGATTCTCGGCCCCGTCGGGGGAAAAGTGCTCGCCTGGGAACTCGGAATCGTGGTCATCTTCGTAATCAACGAACGCTGGACGTTCGCAACCTACGGCGACCCGGGGGCCCGGGCGCTCGGACGGCGGTTTCTGCGCTCGAACGCTGTCAGGTTCGCCGGGTTTATCGTCACACTGACCGTTCTTACGATCCTCGTCTACTGGTTCGACGTCTGGTATCTGGCCGCGAACGTGATCGGGATCGGCGTCGGATTCGTCGTCAACTACACCTGTGAGAGCCTCTACACGTGGAAGGTCCACCGCGACGGGAGATAG
- a CDS encoding translation initiation factor IF-2 subunit alpha: MKYSGWPDPGELVVGKIDEIEDFGVFVDLEEYEDKRGLIHISEVASGWIKNVRDHVSEGQIVVCKVLDVDESSQQIDLSLKDVNDHQRSEKIQQWKNEQKADNWMELAFGEDVTGEQYGAIANELLAEHGSLYDGFKQAAIHGEDALERTDLDDEEIEAIVDTARENVSVPYVNVTGYVDLENPAESGVDGVREALQAAEGNGNVPDEVDLEVSYVGAPEYRIEVQAPNYKTAESELEASADRAVAAIEDQGGDGEYHRERRTDDE, from the coding sequence ATGAAGTACAGCGGCTGGCCCGATCCCGGCGAGCTCGTCGTCGGCAAGATCGACGAGATTGAGGACTTCGGCGTCTTCGTCGACTTAGAGGAGTACGAGGACAAGCGAGGACTGATCCACATCTCCGAAGTCGCAAGCGGCTGGATCAAAAACGTCCGCGATCACGTAAGCGAGGGCCAGATCGTCGTCTGTAAGGTCTTAGACGTCGACGAATCCTCACAGCAGATCGACCTCTCGTTGAAAGACGTCAACGACCACCAGCGATCCGAGAAGATTCAGCAGTGGAAAAACGAGCAGAAAGCGGACAACTGGATGGAGCTCGCCTTCGGCGAAGACGTCACCGGCGAGCAGTACGGCGCAATCGCGAACGAGCTGCTCGCTGAACACGGCAGTCTCTACGACGGCTTCAAACAGGCTGCGATCCACGGCGAGGACGCGCTCGAGAGAACAGATCTCGACGACGAGGAGATCGAGGCGATCGTCGACACCGCCCGAGAGAACGTCTCGGTACCGTACGTCAACGTCACCGGTTACGTCGATCTGGAAAACCCCGCAGAAAGCGGGGTCGACGGCGTCCGCGAGGCCCTGCAGGCAGCAGAGGGCAACGGGAACGTGCCCGATGAGGTCGACCTCGAGGTGAGCTACGTCGGCGCGCCGGAGTACCGCATCGAGGTGCAGGCACCGAACTACAAGACCGCCGAGTCCGAACTCGAGGCGAGCGCCGACCGTGCAGTCGCCGCCATCGAGGACCAGGGCGGCGACGGCGAGTACCACCGCGAGCGTCGGACCGACGACGAGTAA
- a CDS encoding winged helix-turn-helix transcriptional regulator, whose translation MVDVLDNKRAATRFRILVEIAERQPAVSQGEIADKVGVTSQAVSEYIRALVDDGLVEKEGRSRYRVTKEGVDWLLQAADDVRRFADHVTGDVLGAMGEDTAIATADLTEGESVSLTVEDGLLHASPGTEGSATGVATTDAEAGTDVGVTSFEGVIDLEPGSVTVWQVPVVRAGGSRAVDTAAIEEGCADADLVLAAGIEAVVTLRDVDREPSTTFAVGEVATDAAEHGLEVAVVATTDAVGRITDTLRDADVTYEVLEG comes from the coding sequence ATGGTTGACGTCCTCGACAACAAGCGAGCCGCGACGCGATTTCGAATTCTCGTCGAGATCGCCGAGCGCCAGCCCGCAGTGAGTCAGGGAGAGATCGCCGACAAGGTCGGGGTGACGAGCCAGGCGGTCAGCGAGTACATTCGCGCGCTCGTCGACGACGGCCTCGTCGAGAAGGAAGGGCGCTCGCGTTATCGCGTCACGAAAGAGGGCGTCGACTGGCTCTTACAGGCCGCAGACGACGTCCGCCGTTTTGCCGACCACGTCACCGGCGACGTCCTCGGGGCGATGGGCGAAGACACCGCCATCGCCACCGCCGACTTAACAGAAGGCGAATCGGTCTCGCTGACCGTCGAGGACGGTCTGTTACACGCCAGCCCGGGGACTGAAGGGTCGGCGACCGGCGTCGCGACGACCGACGCCGAAGCCGGCACCGATGTCGGCGTCACGAGCTTCGAGGGCGTCATCGATCTCGAGCCGGGTTCGGTCACGGTCTGGCAGGTCCCGGTCGTTCGTGCCGGCGGCAGTCGGGCCGTCGACACGGCCGCGATCGAGGAAGGCTGTGCCGACGCCGACCTCGTGCTTGCGGCCGGCATCGAGGCGGTCGTCACACTTCGAGACGTCGACCGCGAGCCATCGACCACGTTCGCCGTCGGTGAGGTCGCCACCGACGCCGCCGAGCACGGCCTCGAGGTGGCCGTCGTCGCGACGACCGACGCCGTTGGCCGGATCACCGACACGCTCCGTGACGCCGACGTGACCTACGAGGTGCTCGAGGGGTAG
- a CDS encoding 50S ribosomal protein L44e translates to MQMPRRFNTYCPHCNEHHEHEVEKVRTGRQTGMKWIDRQRKRNTGIGNSGKFSKVPSGDKPTKKTDLKYRCSECGKAHLREGWRAGRLEFQE, encoded by the coding sequence ATGCAGATGCCACGCCGGTTCAACACGTACTGTCCGCACTGTAACGAACACCACGAACACGAAGTCGAGAAGGTCCGTACCGGTCGCCAGACCGGAATGAAGTGGATCGACCGCCAGCGCAAACGCAACACGGGCATCGGGAACAGCGGCAAGTTCTCGAAGGTTCCGAGTGGCGACAAGCCGACGAAAAAGACGGACCTCAAGTACCGCTGCAGCGAGTGTGGGAAGGCCCACCTCCGTGAGGGATGGCGCGCCGGCCGACTCGAGTTCCAGGAGTGA
- a CDS encoding cupredoxin domain-containing protein gives MLRFVGGATGIALVAGCTEGTGDGNDVSEEHDEDLADIADDPDVPETGWDEGWEDVDTIELEAESDGWLGKRPAAIEGQENPDLALYEGREYEFVWTNGDGDEHNLAIWDDDEAIVSSEFAEDEDETTTLTVEATDEMELFLCETHGNEMAGAIEIRTE, from the coding sequence ATGCTGCGATTCGTCGGCGGCGCAACGGGGATCGCACTCGTCGCGGGCTGTACCGAGGGGACGGGAGACGGCAACGACGTTTCCGAGGAACACGACGAAGATTTAGCTGACATCGCAGACGATCCCGACGTGCCTGAAACAGGCTGGGATGAGGGCTGGGAAGACGTCGACACGATCGAACTCGAGGCCGAGAGCGACGGCTGGCTGGGGAAGCGACCGGCGGCCATCGAGGGTCAGGAAAACCCCGACCTCGCTCTCTACGAGGGGCGGGAGTACGAGTTCGTCTGGACGAACGGCGATGGCGACGAGCACAACCTCGCGATCTGGGACGACGACGAGGCGATCGTCTCGTCCGAGTTCGCCGAAGACGAAGATGAAACGACGACGCTCACCGTGGAAGCGACCGACGAGATGGAGTTGTTCCTCTGTGAGACCCACGGGAACGAAATGGCCGGCGCTATCGAAATCCGAACCGAATAG
- a CDS encoding HAH_0734 family protein: MKQLIVYGDPGIRKGAIIEYDDEEVVCFGINRNGEWHGPSQVQLWCTVGDESEFEDYEKRNFVPHFLDVDHVDADEVTVRRERSDLAI; encoded by the coding sequence ATGAAACAGCTGATCGTCTACGGGGACCCCGGCATCCGGAAGGGTGCTATCATCGAGTACGACGACGAGGAGGTCGTCTGTTTCGGCATCAACCGCAACGGCGAGTGGCACGGCCCCAGCCAGGTCCAGCTCTGGTGTACCGTCGGCGACGAGTCAGAGTTCGAGGACTACGAGAAACGAAACTTCGTTCCGCACTTCCTCGACGTAGACCACGTCGACGCCGACGAGGTCACCGTCCGCAGAGAGCGCAGCGATCTCGCGATCTGA